The Nocardia sp. NBC_01329 sequence TGAAACCCACCGGCACCTCGATATCGAAGATCTCCCGCAACAGCTGCGCGAAGGTCAGCGCCGACAACGAATCTCCGCCCAGATCGGTGAAACGCGCGTCCGGACGCATACCGCCCGTCGTCGCGCCGAGTAGCGCGCCCGCCGCGCGGACAACAGTCGCCAGCACCGGGCGGCGGTGTCCGTCGCGGCGCAGCGCGCGCAACTCGCCGGCCTCGGCTTCGGCCAGTTCGGCGTACAGCTGCTCCAGACGGGCGCCGTAGCGCTGCTTCAGATTCGGCCGGGCGAATTTGCGGATCCCGGTGAGCAGACCGTTCTCCGGGGTGAACGGCCGCGTCTCGACGAGGAAGTCACGCGGGATCTCGTAGGACTGCAGACCGGCCGATTTCGCGACCTCGTGCAGCGAATCGGCGATCAGCGGTTTCAATGCGTCGATGTCGCCACCGGTTCGTTCCGCCGCGCCCTCGATCGGTACCACCACCGCCAGCGGATAGGACCGGGTGCTGTTGCCGTAGACGTAGATCTGGCGGACCAACGGGCTCTCGGCGAAAGCCGCCTCCACTGTCGACACCGTCACGAATTCGCCCTGGGACAGCTTCAGGACGAAACTGCGCCGATCGAGGTACACGAGTTGATCGGGACCGACCTCGGCGAAGATATCGCCGGTGTGGTACCACCCGTCGGCGTCGAACACTTCGGCCGTCGCATCCGGGCGCTCGTAGTAGCCCGGGATCAGTGCCTCGGATCGAATCAGCAGTTCGCCTCTCGGGTACGGCCGGTCGGTGTGGAAGTAACCGAGGTCCCGGACGTCGTCCAGCCGGTAGTCGATCACCGGTGGCCGGCGCAGCCTGCCGTCGACGGCGATACTTCCGGCCTCGGTGGACCCGTAGCCGTCGACGAGGTGCAGATCGAGGAAGGATTCGACCCACGCCCTCAGCTCGGGCGAGATCGGCGCCGAGCCCGTGGTGGCGGCCAGGTACCGACCGCCCAGCAGGTCACGGCGGAGTTCGGCCGTCACCGCTTCCTCGACCCCTGCCGCATCCGCTGTACCGGCGGCACGGCGTTGGACCACGCCGCGGAACCGCTGGAACAGCATCTCCCAGATCCGGGGCACGAAGGCCAGCTGGGTGGGCCGGACCGAGGCCAGATCATCGAGCAGCGTCGACAGATCACTTCTGGCGGCGAAGAAGACGGTCCCCCCGCGGGCCAGCGCGGTGTAGAGGATCGCGCGCCCCATGATGTGGCTCATCGGCATGAAACCGAGCGCGATGGCCGGTTCGGTGCCACGCTGACCCCACCGCTCGCTGGTCGAGGCCCGCCATTGGTCGGCGACCAGCCGTTCGGTGATCACGGCGCCTTTGGGTGCTCCGGTACTGCCGGAGGTGTAGATGAGCAGCGCCGGCGAGTCCGGTTCATCGGTCGGCGGCGGGTGTACCGATGGCAGTGCGGCACCGCGGGCGTTGACATCGGCCAGGTGCTCCACCGGCACCGAACCGGCCAGTTGCGCCACGGCAGATTCGAAGGTCGCGCGCTGGTCGTCGGCCCGCGGGTGGTAGTCGAACACGATGAGCCGCGCCGAGCGGCCGGTCCGCACCAGCTCGACGGCATCCGAGAGGTGATCGATACTCGACGCGATCACGGTGGGCCGGGTTTCGGCGACGACCGGCCGCAACTGCGCGGCGGTAGCGCCGGCCTGTAACGGCACGGCCACCGCGGCCAGCCGCGTCAGCGCCATGTCGACGAGGGTGTAGTCGACACTGGCGAACCCCAGGACACAGACGCGGTCACCGGGTCGCACGGGGTCACCGGCGAGTGCCGCCGCGATCGCGCCGGCCCGGTCCCAGGCCTCGCGATAGGTGACGGTCTCGAAGTGGGGCCGCAGTTCCGCCGTGGTACGACCGGTCCCCGGGTCGGTGACGAACTCGACTGCGCGCTGCCCGACTGCGGGACGC is a genomic window containing:
- the car gene encoding carboxylic acid reductase, whose product is MSTETRESRLEHRIAALYRTDPQFAAARPDPSVTARAEKPGLRPFEVAQIVVDGYARRPAVGQRAVEFVTDPGTGRTTAELRPHFETVTYREAWDRAGAIAAALAGDPVRPGDRVCVLGFASVDYTLVDMALTRLAAVAVPLQAGATAAQLRPVVAETRPTVIASSIDHLSDAVELVRTGRSARLIVFDYHPRADDQRATFESAVAQLAGSVPVEHLADVNARGAALPSVHPPPTDEPDSPALLIYTSGSTGAPKGAVITERLVADQWRASTSERWGQRGTEPAIALGFMPMSHIMGRAILYTALARGGTVFFAARSDLSTLLDDLASVRPTQLAFVPRIWEMLFQRFRGVVQRRAAGTADAAGVEEAVTAELRRDLLGGRYLAATTGSAPISPELRAWVESFLDLHLVDGYGSTEAGSIAVDGRLRRPPVIDYRLDDVRDLGYFHTDRPYPRGELLIRSEALIPGYYERPDATAEVFDADGWYHTGDIFAEVGPDQLVYLDRRSFVLKLSQGEFVTVSTVEAAFAESPLVRQIYVYGNSTRSYPLAVVVPIEGAAERTGGDIDALKPLIADSLHEVAKSAGLQSYEIPRDFLVETRPFTPENGLLTGIRKFARPNLKQRYGARLEQLYAELAEAEAGELRALRRDGHRRPVLATVVRAAGALLGATTGGMRPDARFTDLGGDSLSALTFAQLLREIFDIEVPVGFIIGPATDLRALAGYIDDQNGGVQRPTFAEVHGAEATAVHAGDLTLGKFLDPATLAAAPDLPEPRERVRTVLLTGATGFLGRHLVLEWLQRLTRTGGTLICPVRAPDDAAARARLDAIFDTDPELAARYRESATGHLEVVAGDKSAAELGLDHATWARLADTVDLIVDPAALVNHVLPYRELFGPNVVGTAELIRLALTTRQKPYTYISTIGVSDQIDRSVFTEDSDIRVISPGRSVDRGYANGYSNSKWAGEVLLREVGDLCGLPVAVFRCDMILADTGYAGQLNLPDMFTRLVLSLEATGTAPGSFYELDADGRRQPAHYDGLPVGFIAEAVAALGARVGSGFRTYHVMNPYDDGISLDTYVDWLIEAGHPIERIPGYGRWLQRFETAVRALPERQRRYSLLPLLDNYRKPQQVVHGSIAPTDRFRAAVRAAEIGTAKDIPHVTPEIIVKYAADLELLGLL